Proteins encoded by one window of Halobacteriovorax sp. GB3:
- a CDS encoding fibrinogen-like YCDxxxxGGGW domain-containing protein, translating into MINSIIILLTLFISSNVFSMNSKTEGYEIQANSIRYIDTPSGYFLITNTSNNNIYIPTQTTSSWNSFQASPPSGISVQAQSALKDCHAYYQAGLRADGIYQIDPDGPGQQAAFNASCDFRSDGGWTLLFRQTRPTLFTINDAYYKNVSSPTSSDYSILNKLELFRDQGHFTFSLVLDGISGNQIWAQSSNPTLDQAVSGYFPIDITYSGQYWGGLERNCAINCTSSFMDGSVNHSNWFYAIASFVDYSSGVIPGVHDGTTDTNTTKSELWIRPYYPKSCSQIKAHSSSNSGLYLIDHDGPGGDAPYDAYCDMSTNGGGWTLFYANSADAALPVKQSFDWYVSNTPGIDFTSYDHSNINLTGMLNIDNFPEATEMMAKDLANWSANEFSALSFESHSTLNSLIQGNLVPGTETCTDLPNSEQFIFRNSQGLSYKFNQLRSSGSNIGWGNCIGTSLDQTSTSDVENYPRDWIYNRVSNTDTSRVRGVGGFNGGLSSVKARYYIRGKSLAKSCEDLKSISPELADGKYKVYPDGKNEIEVYCDFSNSLKVGLLSHLLFEENTNFPGQLVDNGPYRINATISGASFSTGPFGLENKALFFEASTTYDKVYSLSNYKDKQTFTLAIWIKPNSLNGFRTVIGSGYGNNIDAGIILNNNNICFHEYSTGAVDTNRCTTTDPIVVDQWQHVAVTYDNGAISIYHNGVLAYSTTYSITNYNRNLFIGGTSSNAYSGGRFFSGDLSRSFVFERALSASEIVKLKDVERFSIPYVASCDVLARQGVTKNDFYTIWPLWDSSSVPMRVYCKFDETYDSGRGLARIVHQDTSGGYFTNATDALNKNELWPEAKLYSILDKLPLFNQYGPYHLQIRWPDNGKRNIWTQTSLPTDDVDVAGYNGLYLDATSNDWGGLELGNGSHGPGNGASSLLDGAVNTGGWYFAVASYAAWGTGTIGIPASSDTHGTGNGAPIVELYTRVSKNFTSCKEILDFGYSKGDGYYIIKPDGPSSSNSTLTYCDMTTDGGGWTLLARTHPAESSEYVCTVGAGAYTNQTDCTTNSGQWIPDRALYNYGWYSSTGTVLDTTAPYSLGVMNTEISFSELMIGQQTATTNVPGYHIIKRTISKKNVSDYQTTLLSDVPGSWIQRPSWSYSTVPLMQRHMGFTNSTEGYFTRDCCSPNKLYAINWSGLRTTYCGEANDRSGPYCSGTTIGDDSNQVLMFVR; encoded by the coding sequence TTGATTAACTCAATCATCATCCTACTTACTCTTTTTATCTCTTCAAATGTGTTCTCAATGAACTCTAAGACTGAGGGCTATGAAATTCAAGCAAACTCTATTCGCTATATCGATACACCCAGTGGTTACTTTCTTATCACTAATACTTCGAACAATAATATTTATATTCCAACTCAAACTACGAGTTCCTGGAATAGCTTTCAAGCATCCCCTCCAAGTGGAATTAGTGTGCAAGCGCAAAGCGCACTGAAAGACTGTCATGCCTATTATCAAGCAGGTCTTCGAGCAGATGGCATTTATCAAATCGATCCCGACGGCCCTGGCCAACAAGCGGCCTTTAATGCAAGTTGTGATTTTAGAAGTGATGGTGGATGGACTCTTCTTTTTAGACAGACGCGCCCCACTCTTTTTACAATCAATGATGCCTATTACAAAAATGTATCAAGTCCGACTTCTAGTGATTATTCTATTTTAAATAAGCTTGAACTCTTTAGAGATCAAGGACATTTTACCTTCAGCCTAGTTCTCGATGGAATTAGTGGTAATCAAATTTGGGCCCAATCCTCAAACCCAACCTTAGATCAGGCAGTTAGTGGATATTTCCCAATAGATATCACCTATTCCGGTCAATACTGGGGTGGTCTCGAGAGAAACTGTGCCATTAACTGTACGAGTTCATTCATGGATGGAAGTGTAAATCATTCAAACTGGTTCTATGCAATAGCTAGCTTTGTTGATTATTCTTCGGGTGTTATTCCTGGTGTTCACGATGGAACAACTGATACAAATACAACAAAGAGCGAATTATGGATAAGGCCCTACTACCCAAAATCATGCTCACAAATTAAAGCCCATTCATCATCTAACTCTGGTCTCTATCTTATCGATCATGATGGTCCAGGTGGAGATGCCCCCTACGATGCTTACTGCGATATGAGTACAAATGGTGGAGGCTGGACACTTTTCTATGCCAATAGTGCTGATGCCGCTCTACCTGTTAAACAGTCCTTTGATTGGTATGTGAGCAATACACCTGGAATTGATTTTACAAGCTATGATCACAGCAATATCAATCTAACAGGAATGCTCAATATAGATAACTTTCCAGAGGCCACAGAGATGATGGCCAAAGACCTAGCAAATTGGAGTGCTAATGAATTTAGTGCACTCTCTTTTGAAAGTCATTCCACTTTGAATTCTCTTATCCAAGGAAATCTTGTACCAGGGACAGAGACATGTACAGATCTCCCCAATTCAGAACAATTTATCTTCCGAAATAGCCAAGGACTCTCTTATAAGTTTAATCAGCTAAGAAGTTCTGGTTCAAATATTGGCTGGGGAAATTGTATTGGAACAAGTCTTGATCAAACTTCTACATCTGATGTAGAAAATTATCCACGCGATTGGATTTATAATCGAGTTTCTAATACTGATACTTCAAGAGTTAGAGGTGTGGGTGGTTTTAATGGAGGTCTCTCTAGTGTAAAGGCAAGATATTATATTAGAGGAAAATCCCTTGCAAAAAGTTGTGAAGATTTAAAATCAATCTCGCCAGAATTAGCAGATGGGAAATATAAAGTTTATCCAGATGGAAAAAATGAAATAGAAGTTTACTGTGACTTTTCAAATTCACTTAAAGTTGGACTTCTCTCTCATCTTCTTTTTGAAGAGAATACAAATTTTCCAGGACAACTCGTCGATAACGGTCCATACCGAATCAATGCCACAATCTCAGGAGCAAGCTTTTCAACGGGTCCCTTTGGTTTAGAAAATAAAGCTCTCTTTTTTGAAGCCTCAACAACTTATGACAAAGTCTATTCCCTTTCTAATTACAAAGACAAACAAACATTCACGTTGGCCATTTGGATAAAGCCAAACTCGTTAAATGGATTTAGAACAGTTATTGGTTCAGGCTACGGAAATAATATCGATGCAGGGATTATTTTAAATAATAACAATATTTGCTTCCATGAATATAGTACTGGTGCTGTTGATACAAATCGTTGTACAACAACTGATCCTATCGTTGTAGATCAATGGCAACATGTGGCCGTCACGTATGACAATGGGGCCATTAGTATATATCACAATGGTGTCTTAGCATACTCTACAACTTATTCTATCACCAATTATAATCGAAACCTCTTTATTGGCGGAACTTCCAGTAATGCCTATAGTGGTGGACGTTTTTTTAGTGGCGATCTCTCACGATCATTTGTTTTTGAAAGGGCACTTTCTGCTAGTGAGATTGTAAAACTAAAAGATGTTGAACGTTTTTCAATTCCCTATGTTGCTAGTTGTGATGTGTTAGCAAGACAAGGAGTTACTAAAAATGATTTTTATACGATCTGGCCTCTTTGGGATAGCTCTTCAGTTCCTATGAGAGTCTATTGTAAATTTGATGAAACTTACGATTCAGGAAGAGGTTTAGCAAGAATTGTTCATCAAGATACTTCAGGAGGCTACTTCACCAATGCCACTGATGCTCTTAATAAAAATGAACTTTGGCCAGAAGCTAAACTCTATTCAATCCTAGATAAGCTTCCACTATTTAACCAATACGGTCCTTATCATTTACAGATCCGATGGCCAGATAATGGCAAAAGAAATATTTGGACACAAACGAGCCTACCAACAGATGACGTTGATGTAGCTGGCTACAATGGACTCTATCTCGATGCAACGAGCAATGACTGGGGAGGACTTGAGCTTGGAAATGGATCTCACGGGCCAGGAAATGGAGCAAGCTCTCTTTTAGATGGCGCCGTCAATACAGGAGGCTGGTACTTTGCTGTGGCATCCTATGCTGCCTGGGGAACGGGAACAATTGGAATTCCGGCCAGTTCAGATACGCATGGAACAGGTAACGGGGCACCTATAGTAGAGCTCTATACGAGAGTTTCTAAGAACTTTACAAGTTGTAAAGAGATCCTCGATTTTGGATATTCTAAGGGAGATGGTTACTACATCATTAAACCAGATGGTCCCTCTAGTTCGAATTCAACTCTTACCTACTGTGATATGACAACTGATGGAGGAGGTTGGACACTTCTAGCCAGAACTCACCCAGCTGAATCGAGTGAATACGTCTGTACGGTTGGCGCTGGTGCCTATACTAATCAAACGGATTGTACGACCAATAGTGGTCAATGGATTCCCGACCGGGCCCTCTATAACTATGGTTGGTATTCTTCAACGGGAACTGTTCTTGATACGACAGCGCCCTATTCTCTTGGAGTCATGAATACAGAAATTTCTTTTAGTGAACTTATGATTGGTCAGCAAACGGCAACAACCAATGTTCCAGGATATCATATTATTAAGAGAACGATTTCTAAAAAGAATGTCAGTGATTATCAAACCACTCTTCTTAGTGATGTTCCAGGATCATGGATTCAAAGGCCCTCATGGTCCTATTCCACTGTTCCTTTAATGCAAAGGCATATGGGGTTTACAAATTCAACGGAGGGTTATTTCACTAGAGATTGCTGTAGTCCTAATAAGCTCTATGCCATTAATTGGTCAGGACTTAGAACAACTTATTGTGGAGAGGCCAATGATAGATCAGGCCCATATTGTAGTGGAACTACGATTGGCGATGACTCTAATCAAGTACTCATGTTTGTCCGATGA
- a CDS encoding beta strand repeat-containing protein, producing MIKKISAFIMALSFCFTSFGEEISYSGRLVNPTTGTPISGPVSLSIKLYTEFPTSTFNLRCTQSTTNTNLSNGVFTVQLDYSSRCDSNTKDLSTVIEEAVTNNQKIYIEVEDTTNVKTYARQQINFAPMALYAKKATSISVPDNSIDVIKLTSSCANGQVIKSNGSGGFTCANDDTGLSSAITNVSSGEATNVTISSNDATIDVLYDNTTIGLSSNQLEVKDNAIATAKIQDNAITTAKIQDNAINGQKINSNQIATAHIQDGAITDIKITGISASKLSGIVPDANLPDITSTHILDGTITGSDIASATIALTQLNPTGCNSDQIVKFDLILNQFICADVSALSTNAWTENSGDIYRSSGNVGIGTTTPGTTLEVESSNFPGFRLIQPTSDGISAMANQSGSNITYLTTYSDSYSGGSILNVGANGSALTAASGDLAIVSNSTGKIIFGDSASNFGSQQTNMVIDGSNGNVGIGVTAPTERLEVSGKIKGTELCIGTTCRSSWPSSSGGTVTSVAGAASGAIDVANGSTTAELTTRVDNTTIEINGSNNLQVKDSGITNAKIATGVDASKVSTGTLPDSVLSTNVSKLGSTIESGEITDGTIADSDISSTAAIAWTKVDKTGAVAGDVGAVSSTTSVIAGTGLTGGGALSGDVTVNADIAGINYWTQSGSDLSYTGGNVSVSNLSISPGSLTTYNNLTSRFEGGPALTGALVITTNMDDTDTGIWINDLEITLYNYSDSPNLEQLNLAFYKYYNGGTSTSSFVSHGYTRSGNINPMVRLGLNGSGKVVIIIGDVSSSWSYPQIKVKSVVSNFTTISKFTGWTSSLVTDISSYTGITTTNNKQIVSKVEQSSSDDNYLTGNLAIGKTTPTTALDVSGTVTATALNVSGSISAASFSGDGSALTNISGAVTEDISLNGDSGRSLLVNRNTVADTSGRSLSVAAGGATTGATDKNGGNLVLKSGVSTGTGSSSILFQTAPSGSSGTSDNALSTAMIINGSGNVGIGTSTPNSLLSLTGVDQTVSLAASRNFPAMLEISSTDPSAGAESNILFTSTYSGTSKVANASIASIQETSGSNADYGKSSLVFRTSGPIIADLNKERMRINGNGMVGIGESNPTTLLSLAGTDDKFISLDRTANANVDDILTMGVAYSAGGGADDYFYTGFSAHQFVLRPSGNVGIGVTNPSAKLHVNGTFIADNMGLSLPPSNTFDDKTLPAGLYMSNTSSTGSPTPGNSGAVLNMQSGVASGAVAQLHIRSNNTEIPEAYIRHSDNTGDFKPWYKLVTENDSGNVGIGTNTPSSVLNVKGPSDTPSSFGIANFDTITGTNDVGVKIGAVAGAGTAGYGFIQAKHVGSTNDGNLILNSAGGNVGIGTTSPIGGLHIQKARWTEGGVSGPQITVQGSRAAIGLYDDNETGENVFAIQNGEGNFHIYSTAYTSDDLGFDEKVSRMMIQKTTGNVAIGTTGSPVDKLTVYGDGESLRLQAATANIADSSSIIFAENATVDHFKIGYSGSDSESGSGALTFSTPESSTILKMNRLGKVGVGVNPSGAKLHINNSTTFDPASNSNAALLLDGSSGGGIVFKDSGYGGIWMSGSGTTMNFKTNGASSGFGSTEGSLVLNDSGNLGVGTALPEARLQVSGGGLCVGNNATCNTDNNTEGVIYAVSSSVTAADYAEYFHSEGELSPGDLVGLNPENGLARLYKTGDKLLGIVSTKPGIVGNRLLANQKDTVLVALMGQVPVNADQVLEEKRIVKTLDGKVIGHRLASGDIYLNISSRDEQQSREIASLKDENEQLKSQLIEVQSVVCEIKPDASFCQ from the coding sequence TTGATCAAAAAAATAAGTGCTTTCATTATGGCCCTTAGTTTTTGCTTCACTAGTTTTGGTGAAGAGATCTCCTATTCTGGTCGATTGGTGAATCCAACGACAGGTACTCCAATAAGTGGACCCGTTTCTCTTTCGATAAAATTGTATACAGAATTTCCAACATCGACTTTCAATCTAAGATGTACTCAATCGACAACGAATACTAATTTATCAAATGGTGTCTTTACAGTACAACTAGATTATTCATCTCGATGTGACTCCAATACAAAAGATCTTTCAACAGTTATCGAAGAAGCCGTTACAAATAATCAAAAAATTTATATCGAAGTTGAAGATACAACAAATGTTAAAACTTATGCTCGACAACAAATCAACTTCGCCCCTATGGCCCTTTATGCAAAAAAAGCTACAAGTATTTCTGTTCCTGATAACAGTATAGATGTTATTAAATTAACTTCATCATGTGCTAATGGCCAAGTCATCAAATCAAATGGCTCAGGAGGCTTCACTTGTGCAAATGATGATACAGGTCTCAGCTCTGCCATTACCAACGTCTCAAGCGGAGAAGCGACAAATGTAACGATCTCTTCAAATGATGCAACCATTGATGTTCTCTATGACAACACAACAATAGGACTTAGTTCAAATCAACTTGAAGTAAAAGACAATGCAATCGCTACTGCAAAGATTCAAGACAATGCAATCACGACTGCTAAAATTCAAGACAATGCCATTAATGGACAAAAGATTAATTCTAATCAAATAGCAACGGCACATATTCAAGATGGCGCCATTACTGATATAAAAATCACAGGAATCTCGGCCTCAAAACTCTCTGGAATTGTTCCCGATGCAAATTTACCAGATATCACATCAACTCACATTTTAGATGGAACAATTACCGGTTCCGATATTGCCAGTGCAACAATTGCTCTAACACAACTCAATCCTACAGGTTGTAATTCAGATCAAATTGTAAAATTCGATCTCATTCTTAATCAATTCATTTGCGCTGATGTCTCTGCCCTTTCGACAAATGCTTGGACAGAGAATTCCGGTGATATTTATCGATCAAGTGGAAATGTTGGTATCGGTACAACAACTCCAGGAACAACACTAGAAGTTGAAAGTTCTAATTTTCCTGGATTCAGATTGATTCAACCAACAAGTGATGGAATATCGGCCATGGCCAATCAATCGGGTTCAAATATCACTTATCTCACAACATATTCTGACTCTTATTCTGGTGGCTCTATTTTAAATGTTGGCGCTAATGGTAGTGCTCTTACGGCAGCCTCAGGGGACTTGGCCATCGTTTCAAATTCCACAGGAAAGATTATCTTTGGAGATTCAGCCTCTAACTTTGGTTCACAACAGACAAATATGGTTATTGATGGATCAAACGGAAATGTAGGGATCGGAGTTACGGCTCCTACAGAAAGATTAGAAGTTAGCGGTAAAATCAAAGGAACCGAACTTTGTATCGGTACAACATGTCGCTCTTCTTGGCCTTCAAGCTCGGGAGGAACAGTCACAAGTGTTGCCGGAGCAGCAAGTGGTGCCATTGATGTGGCCAATGGCTCTACAACAGCTGAGCTAACGACAAGAGTTGATAATACAACGATAGAAATTAATGGTTCTAATAATCTTCAAGTTAAAGATAGTGGAATTACTAATGCAAAAATAGCCACAGGAGTTGATGCTTCTAAAGTTAGTACAGGGACACTGCCCGATTCAGTCTTAAGCACGAATGTTTCAAAACTTGGTTCAACAATTGAATCAGGAGAAATTACAGATGGAACAATCGCCGATTCAGATATTAGCTCAACGGCTGCCATTGCCTGGACGAAAGTCGATAAAACAGGAGCTGTTGCAGGAGATGTTGGAGCAGTTTCTTCGACGACATCTGTTATCGCTGGCACAGGGCTAACTGGTGGCGGAGCTCTTTCTGGTGATGTCACTGTCAATGCTGATATCGCGGGAATTAACTACTGGACTCAATCTGGTAGTGATCTTAGCTATACAGGGGGAAATGTTTCTGTTTCAAATCTTTCGATCTCCCCAGGAAGTCTAACCACATACAATAATCTTACCTCTAGGTTTGAGGGTGGCCCAGCTTTAACTGGAGCGCTCGTCATTACAACAAATATGGATGATACTGATACAGGTATTTGGATTAATGATTTAGAAATTACTCTTTATAATTATTCAGACTCACCAAACCTTGAGCAACTCAATTTAGCTTTTTATAAGTATTATAATGGCGGAACATCAACGTCTTCATTTGTCAGCCATGGCTATACTCGATCAGGGAATATCAATCCGATGGTTAGACTTGGGCTCAATGGCTCAGGAAAAGTCGTTATCATCATTGGAGATGTCTCTTCTTCTTGGTCTTACCCTCAAATCAAAGTAAAAAGTGTCGTTTCAAATTTTACGACAATATCTAAGTTCACTGGTTGGACAAGTTCTCTTGTAACAGACATAAGTAGTTACACAGGAATTACAACAACCAATAACAAACAAATTGTCTCAAAAGTTGAACAATCATCAAGTGATGATAACTATCTAACGGGTAATCTTGCCATTGGTAAGACAACACCTACAACTGCCCTAGATGTTTCAGGAACAGTCACAGCAACTGCTTTAAATGTTTCTGGCAGCATAAGTGCAGCAAGTTTCTCCGGAGATGGTTCAGCACTAACAAATATCTCAGGTGCCGTAACTGAAGATATTAGCCTTAATGGTGACTCCGGACGATCTTTATTAGTAAATAGAAATACCGTCGCCGATACTTCGGGTAGAAGTTTATCAGTTGCGGCAGGAGGGGCTACGACAGGAGCAACCGATAAAAATGGTGGAAACCTCGTTTTAAAATCCGGTGTCTCAACAGGAACTGGCAGCAGTAGTATTCTTTTTCAAACCGCACCTTCTGGTTCAAGTGGAACGAGTGATAATGCTTTATCAACAGCAATGATCATTAATGGTTCTGGAAATGTAGGAATTGGAACCTCTACTCCTAATTCACTTTTATCTTTGACAGGTGTTGATCAAACGGTTTCCCTAGCAGCTTCTAGAAATTTTCCAGCTATGCTCGAAATTAGTTCAACAGATCCATCTGCTGGAGCAGAATCAAATATCTTATTTACTTCGACTTATTCGGGCACATCAAAAGTAGCTAATGCTTCAATAGCTTCTATTCAAGAGACATCCGGAAGTAATGCAGACTATGGAAAATCATCGCTGGTTTTTAGAACGAGTGGTCCAATCATTGCCGATCTTAACAAAGAACGAATGAGAATTAATGGCAATGGAATGGTTGGAATCGGAGAAAGTAACCCGACAACCCTTCTCTCTCTTGCAGGAACTGATGATAAATTTATAAGCTTAGACAGAACGGCCAATGCCAATGTCGACGACATCCTAACAATGGGAGTTGCCTACTCCGCAGGCGGTGGTGCTGACGATTACTTTTACACAGGTTTTTCAGCTCATCAATTTGTATTAAGACCATCTGGAAATGTTGGTATTGGTGTAACAAACCCAAGTGCAAAACTCCATGTCAATGGAACTTTCATCGCCGACAATATGGGTCTCTCCCTTCCTCCAAGTAACACATTTGATGATAAAACTTTGCCGGCCGGACTCTATATGTCCAACACAAGTTCGACAGGAAGCCCGACTCCCGGAAATAGTGGAGCAGTGCTTAATATGCAAAGTGGTGTCGCTTCAGGTGCTGTTGCTCAATTGCATATTCGCTCAAACAATACAGAAATTCCTGAGGCCTATATCCGTCACAGTGATAACACTGGAGATTTCAAGCCATGGTACAAATTGGTCACAGAAAATGACTCAGGAAATGTGGGAATTGGCACGAATACTCCATCCTCCGTACTTAATGTAAAAGGTCCTTCTGATACTCCAAGTTCTTTTGGGATTGCAAATTTTGATACGATTACAGGAACGAATGATGTTGGAGTAAAGATAGGAGCAGTGGCCGGGGCAGGAACAGCTGGATATGGCTTCATTCAAGCTAAACATGTTGGTTCAACAAATGATGGAAACCTCATTTTAAATTCGGCCGGAGGTAATGTCGGAATTGGAACAACCTCTCCTATCGGTGGACTTCATATACAAAAGGCCCGTTGGACAGAAGGTGGAGTGTCAGGACCACAAATTACAGTGCAAGGTTCGAGAGCGGCCATTGGGTTATACGATGATAATGAAACAGGAGAAAATGTCTTTGCCATTCAAAATGGTGAAGGAAACTTTCATATATACTCAACGGCCTATACAAGTGATGACCTAGGTTTTGATGAAAAAGTTTCTAGAATGATGATTCAAAAAACAACAGGTAATGTTGCCATTGGAACAACAGGAAGTCCTGTCGATAAACTAACAGTTTACGGTGATGGAGAAAGTCTAAGACTTCAAGCTGCCACCGCAAATATTGCTGATTCTTCTTCTATCATTTTCGCCGAGAATGCTACTGTTGACCATTTTAAAATTGGCTATAGTGGTAGTGATAGTGAGTCAGGTAGTGGTGCACTAACTTTTAGCACTCCTGAAAGTTCAACTATCTTAAAAATGAATCGCTTGGGGAAAGTTGGAGTTGGAGTAAATCCTAGTGGAGCAAAGCTTCACATTAATAACAGTACGACATTTGACCCCGCTTCTAATAGCAACGCTGCTCTTCTTCTTGATGGCTCATCAGGTGGAGGTATTGTGTTTAAAGATTCAGGATACGGTGGTATTTGGATGTCTGGTTCTGGTACGACAATGAACTTTAAAACAAATGGGGCAAGTTCAGGATTTGGATCAACAGAGGGATCGCTTGTACTCAATGATTCAGGAAATCTTGGAGTCGGAACAGCTCTTCCAGAAGCGCGACTACAGGTTTCAGGTGGAGGACTTTGTGTTGGAAACAATGCAACTTGTAACACTGATAATAATACTGAAGGTGTCATCTATGCTGTAAGCTCAAGTGTAACAGCTGCTGACTACGCGGAATACTTTCACAGTGAGGGAGAACTCTCTCCAGGAGATCTTGTAGGATTAAATCCAGAAAATGGACTCGCTCGACTTTATAAGACCGGAGATAAATTGTTAGGAATTGTTTCTACCAAACCTGGAATTGTAGGAAATAGATTACTCGCTAATCAAAAAGATACTGTTCTTGTCGCTTTGATGGGTCAAGTCCCCGTAAACGCCGATCAAGTTCTTGAAGAAAAAAGAATTGTAAAAACTCTTGATGGAAAAGTGATTGGTCACCGCCTTGCTAGCGGAGATATTTATTTAAATATCAGTTCAAGAGACGAGCAGCAAAGTCGTGAGATTGCTTCATTGAAAGATGAAAATGAGCAGCTAAAATCACAGCTTATCGAAGTTCAGAGTGTGGTTTGTGAAATAAAACCAGACGCCTCTTTTTGCCAATAA